The Dyella caseinilytica genome has a window encoding:
- a CDS encoding tyrosine-type recombinase/integrase — MARALNRLSARRVATVTEQGYHADGGGLYLQVTASGAKSWIFRYTRGGKTRDMGLGPVHTIGLAEARTEATEARRALVAGTDPLDARRAAQAERARIPTFAEAAAEYIDQHKSTWTNPKHADQWANTLATYADPFIGTKAVDQVDTADMLAILKPIWESKTETATRVRQRVETVLDAQYAQRHWDKRNPARWRGHLDKLLPKPSRVRKVEHFAALPYADMPAFMAKLRDDSGIAARALEFLIMTASRTNMVTKAVRSEIADDTWTIPAERMKMKKEHRIPLIGAAVALVDALPRISGSDYLFHGDRHKFKSHLSNGAMDALLERMGCAHITVHGFRSTFKDWATEQTDFANEVSEAALAHAVADKTEAAYRRGELMDKRRKLMEAWGAYLAQSPQA, encoded by the coding sequence ATGGCAAGGGCATTAAACAGGCTTTCGGCCCGACGCGTGGCAACCGTGACTGAGCAAGGCTATCACGCGGACGGAGGCGGTCTGTATCTGCAGGTCACGGCCAGCGGAGCAAAGTCGTGGATATTCCGATACACGCGCGGCGGTAAGACGCGGGACATGGGGCTAGGCCCGGTGCACACCATAGGGCTTGCCGAGGCGCGCACAGAGGCCACCGAGGCAAGGCGGGCACTGGTTGCTGGAACTGACCCGCTCGACGCACGCCGCGCCGCTCAGGCTGAGCGGGCGCGTATCCCGACGTTTGCCGAGGCCGCTGCCGAATATATCGACCAGCACAAGTCAACATGGACGAATCCGAAGCACGCCGACCAGTGGGCAAACACCCTGGCGACCTACGCAGATCCGTTCATTGGAACGAAGGCGGTTGATCAGGTGGACACTGCCGACATGCTGGCAATCTTGAAACCGATATGGGAGAGCAAGACCGAGACTGCAACGCGCGTTCGGCAGCGCGTGGAGACTGTCCTAGATGCGCAGTACGCCCAGCGGCATTGGGACAAACGCAACCCGGCACGCTGGCGCGGTCATTTGGACAAGCTATTGCCGAAGCCTAGCCGCGTCCGCAAGGTCGAGCACTTCGCCGCCCTTCCCTACGCCGATATGCCAGCGTTCATGGCAAAGCTTAGGGACGATTCCGGCATAGCCGCGCGGGCGCTTGAATTCCTGATCATGACCGCCTCGCGCACAAACATGGTCACCAAAGCGGTGCGCTCAGAAATTGCGGATGACACTTGGACCATCCCGGCCGAGCGCATGAAGATGAAGAAGGAACACCGCATCCCGCTAATCGGCGCTGCCGTCGCCCTGGTTGACGCCCTGCCGCGCATCAGCGGAAGTGACTACTTATTCCACGGCGACCGGCACAAGTTCAAGTCGCACCTATCGAATGGCGCTATGGATGCTCTACTTGAGCGCATGGGTTGCGCGCATATCACCGTGCATGGATTCCGCAGCACCTTCAAGGATTGGGCTACCGAACAAACCGACTTCGCCAACGAGGTGAGCGAGGCTGCGCTCGCGCACGCGGTGGCTGACAAGACGGAGGCGGCTTATCGACGTGGCGAGCTGATGGACAAGCGCCGCAAGCTTATGGAGGCGTGGGGCGCATATCTCGCGCAGTCGCCGCAGGCATAG